The Nyctibius grandis isolate bNycGra1 chromosome 3, bNycGra1.pri, whole genome shotgun sequence genome window below encodes:
- the LOC137660820 gene encoding ovalbumin-like: protein MGSIGAASTEFCFDVFKEIKGQHVNENIIYSPMGIILALSMVYLGARENTRAQIDKVVHFDKITGFGETIESQCGTSVSIHTSLKDMLTQITKPSDNYSLSFASRLYAEETYPVLPEYLQCVKELYKGGLEMISFQTAADQARELINSWVESQTNGMIKNILQPGSVDPRTEMVLVNAIYFKGMWEKAFKDEDTQAVPFRMTEQESKPVQMMYQIGSFKVAVIASEKIKILELPYVSGELSMLVILPDDVSGLKQLENAITYEKLLEWTSSNVMEERKIKVYLPRMKMGGKNNLTSVLMDLGMTDLFSSSANLSGISSAESLKMSEAVHEALVEIYEAGSEVVSSTGAGMEVTSVSEEFRVDHPFLFLIMHNPTNGILFFGRCFSP from the exons ATGGGCTCCATCGGTGCAGCAAGCACggaattttgttttgatgtaTTCAAGGAGATTAAAGGCCAGCATGTCAACGAGAACATCATCTACTCCCCCATGGGCATCATTTTGGCTCTGTCCATGGTCTACTTAGGTGCACGAGAAAACACCAGGGCTCAGATAGATAAG GTTGTTCACTTTGATAAAATCACAGGATTTGGAGAGACTATTGAATCTCag TGCGGCACATCTGTAAGCATCCACACTTCACTTAAAGACATGCTCACCCAAATCACCAAGCCAAGTGACAATTATTCACTCAGCTTTGCCAGCAGACTTTATGCTGAGGAGACGTACCCAGTCCTACCG GAATACTTACAATGTGTGAAGGAACTGTATAAAGGAGGCTTGGAAATGATCAGCTTTCAAACAGCTGCAGATCAAGCCAGAGAGCTCATCAATTCCTGGGTTGAAAGTCAGACAAATG GAATGATCAAAAATATCCTTCAACCGGGCTCTGTGGATCCCCGGACTGAAATGGTCCTTGTCAATGCCATTTACTTCAAAGGAATGTGGGAGAAGGCATTTAAGGATGAAGACACCCAGGCAGTGCCTTTCAGAATGACTGAG CAAGAAAGCAAACCTGTGCAGATGATGTATCAGATTGGTTCATTTAAAGTGGCAGTGATCGCTTCTGAGAAAATTAAGATCCTGGAGCTTCCATATGTCAGTGGAGAGCTGAGCATGTTGGTCATCTTGCCTGATGATGTCTCTGGCCTGAAGCAG CTTGAGAACGCAATCACCTATGAAAAACTCTTGGAGTGGACCAGTTCTAATGTgatggaagagaggaaaattaaaGTGTACCTCCCACGTATGaagatggggggaaaaaacaacctcACATCTGTCTTAATGGATTTAGGTATGACCGACTTGTTCAGCTCATCAGCCAATCTGTCTGGCATCTCTTCAGCAGAGAGCCTGAAGATGTCTGAAGCCGTCCATGAGGCACTTGTGGAAATCTATGAAGCAGGCAGTGAGGTGGTAAGCTCAACAGGAGCTGGGATGGAGGTTACAAGTGTCTCTGAAGAGTTTAGGGTTGACCACCCTTTCCTCTTCTTGATCATGCACAACCCAACCAATGGGATCCTCTTCTTTGGCAGATGCTTTTCCccttaa